The Panicum virgatum strain AP13 chromosome 3N, P.virgatum_v5, whole genome shotgun sequence genome includes the window GTCTGCAAATATTGATGGATCTCTAAGTGAAATCCCAACTTTGGCTTGCTGGATGAGGAGGCGATGGCATCTTTGATgttgttttctttttgaatGGTCATCTTGGAAGTCCTTCGATCTAACTTAGTCACCTCTGCGGCATCAGACGTTTCGGACATCAAGTTTCTAATAAAATGAGATGTGAATTGGTGATGCGTAAAGGTTTTGCAAGGATGAAACGTGGACAAAGAAAACGATGGAAGCTtagtcttttttatttctttctttatttaGAGTTTTCTTTCTTGTATTTTTAAATCCTCGTTTGAGGTATAGTTTTAAGAACTCTTATAACGATTGGTTGTAAACATCACATGTAAATATTCAAGGTCGGATTTTTTCTTTACCTAAAAAAATGTTTTGTTCAACCTCAGTTTTTTGTATGAACGCAAATCCTTGCATCATCTATATATTTGTATTTTAGGTCAAATTTACCATTTACTTTTTATTGAGTTATTTTCGTATGGAGTACGTGACTACATGAGCTTAAGAATGGTGTGGAGCACGAGAAGTGTTCTCTCCGAGATGGACATACGCCTACCTCGTAGGACCACGTTGGCTGAATGCCATTATATTTTAGAGGAGAATCATAAAAAGAAATATATTTGGTGGAAACCGCAATTTTTGTGAAAATTCGTGCAAACCACGACAAAAAattcgtctaaattcaccaaaaaatcacacatgtagatgatatgatgatacacaaccttgtaaaatatcttatcCAAACTTAACTTTGTTTGtgttgttagaaatttgttatttttatatctcacaaacaaagtcgagtttggataagaatttttacaaggttgtgtatcatcatatcatctacatgtgtggaTTTTTTGTGAATTTAAACGATTTTTTTGCCGTAGTTTGCACCGGTTTTCACGAAATTTATGATTTCCACCCGATATTCCCTAAAAGGAGTGGTTTGCAGCATCCGTGTATGAGAGGAGCTTGAAACTAACCCTCAAAGGTGAAGCAAAAGTGGAGGAGGGATTCACACAAGAACAAGCAGGAATGTGAAATGGAAATAGTACAATGCCAACATTGGACGGCTACTTTAGTCAAAAGCTACATCATTTTGTTCTAATGTAGGCTAGAATGGCGCCAGATTGCTACTAAggatgtgtttagttggtgaaaaagtttgggatttggtactgtagcacatttcggttgttatttgacaaataatgtttaattattaactaattagatttaaaagattcaggtcgtactaatcagttagattgtgtaattagttattttttcaactgcatttaatgctctatgcatctgtccgaagattcgatgtgacgggtactatgcaaatttttttggaactaaacaggacctaagAAATAGAAATGTAACCAACGATGCACATTTCTAATTTCATTGACCTTGTGGTGCCATGGCTAGCCAAATCTTTCATATCTCCTCTACTAGAATTGCCCCTTGTTTAGTGCCAAACGCAGCAAAATCTGAATCTTCCCGCGGAAAGGCTCACAAAAGCACCCCCTGGGCACCCAATTCCTCAAACACCTTTGCTTGTCtatgccatggcggcggcgccccccgcgGTGCGGCAGCTGGAGGACGCGGTCGTCGCGAGGCTCCGTGCCTGCGCCACGTTCCGGGACCTCCTCCGCGCGCATGGCCTCGCCGTGCGGCTGTGCCTCTCgcacagcagctacgtcgccaCCCAGATCGTCCACGTCTGCAACGcccacggccgcgccgcgcacgccgcgcgaGTTTTCGCCGAGGTCCCCTACCCGAACCTCCACCTCCACAACGCCATGATCAAGGCCTATGCGCAGAACCACCTCCACCGCGACGCGGTCGAGGTCTACGTCCGCTTGCTCAGGTGCCCCCCGCTACCTTGGAGCGGCGGATTCTCCGGCGGCGACCGGTTCACGTACCCGTTCCTGCTCAAGGCCTGCGGCGGCCTGGCGGCGACCGAGCTGGGAAATCAGGTGCACGCGCACGTGGTGAGGTCCGGGTGCGAGGCACACGACATCGTGCAGAACTCCCTGATCGAAATGTACACGCGCTGCGGCGACCTGTCGCTCGCGCGCAAGATGTTCGATGGAATGCGGAACAAGGACGTGGTGTCCTGGAACACGCTTATCTCAGCGCACGCGAGGCTGGGGCAGATGAGGAAGGCACGGGCGTTATTTGATTCAATGCCTGACAAGACGGTGGTTTCCTGGACCGCATTGGTGTCCGGGTACACAGCAGTCGGCGACTTCGCCGGCGCAGTCGAGGTGTTCAGGCTGATGCAGATGGAAGGCTTCGAGCCAGACGACGTGAGCATCGTCGCGGTGCTGCCAGCCTGTGCCCAACTCGGCGCCCTCGAGCTAGGCAGGTGGATATACGCCTACTGCGACAGGCACCGCATGCTGCGCAAGACATACATCTGCAACGCGCTGATGGAGATGTACGCGAAGTGCGGGTGCATCGACGAAGCGCTGCAGCTGTTCCACGGCATGCCCGAGAAGGACGTCATCTCGTGGAGCACGGCGATCGGCGGCCTCGCGGCGCACGGGAGGGCGCGCGAGGCGGTCAGGTTGTTCGAGGCCATGGATGGAGAAGGAAGGGTGCGGCCAAACGGCGTCACTTTCGTGGGGCTTCTGTCGGCTTGCTCCCACGCCGGGCTCCTGGACGAAGGCCTGCGCTACTTGGACCGGATGAAGGACGGCTACGGTGTCGAACCCGGCGTCGAGCACTACGGGTGCCTAGTCGATCTCCTTGGCCGGTCAGGGAGAATCCAGCGCGCGCTGGACACTGTACGGGGCATGCCGGTCCCCGCCGACGCCAAGATCTGGGGGTCGCTGCTCAGTGCGTGCCGCAGCCACGGCGACGTGGACACTGCCATGGTGGCGGCCGAGCTGCTGGTCGAGCTGGAGCCCGGCGACGTGGGTAACCTCATCATGCTGGCTAACGTGTACGCCGCAGCAGAGCGGTGGGGCGACGTGGCAAACACAAGGAAGGAGATAAGGAGACGGAGCACTAGGAAGACGCCGGGGTGTAGCATGATCGAGGTGGACAACGTGGTGAGGGAGTTCGTCGCCGGGGAGGACCTGGGGCCTGAGCTGGGAGGCTTTGCTGCTGTGCTGGATATCCTGGCCTCGCAGCTTGCAGCCGATGAAGAAGAATTCGATGGTTCAAATTGCTTGGTTAATGCGAATGTGTTTACCAGTGACCGATCGTTGCCAAAATGAGAGGTAAGCAGGCTCATTCCAGCGAGCAGTGATTTTGGCTTGTCAGCTTTTGTATCCCTTCGGAGATTTGATTCCTGAGAGTCCTGGCAGGCGCATTTGAGGTGTCCAGATTTGAGAAATACTGCTTTGTTCACGAGAAAACAATTCGGAGACTGTGAATGAGTTAATTATAGGGGAATGGGATGTGcaattactacatgaaactttttGGCCGGAGGATGTTACTGAAATCCTCAGGATACCAATTGATGATCAGGAAGAGGAATGGCCGGCATGGCACTTTGATGCAAAGGTACTCTATTTTGTAAAATCAGCATCCAAGGTGGCACTGGCAAACAGAGATGCAAGTGCTAGCTGCGATGCCTCTGGTTCTGATGTCTCTGGCTCCAGGAGACGTGAGTTTGAATGGCACAAGATTTGGCAGATAAAAATCCCCAACAAAGTTAATATGTTTAAATGgagattataaatttataatattcTCCCGGTGAGAAGGAATGCGCCAAGGCGTTGGGGTTTTCTGGACACCATTATGTCCACTGTGCATTGTGGGCATTTCTTTTTAAGTGCAAGTGCAGCAAACAATGTTGGCGCATATTGGACTTGGAACACATCAGAATTGAGCTGGTAAAATGCTGACCTGGAAAGAATTTCTGAACATGGTATGGTCACTAGATAAGAAAGACTGAAAGAGCAACTGAAAGTGATCATCCTTCAATGGAAATGGTGGTCGCTAGGAACAAAGCTAATGAAGGTGGGAGGATGTAAGGTACAACCGTACAACAGAAATTCAGAGCTTGGTGTTGTATTTTTGTACTGAATTTGAAAAGCTGGAAGCAGCTGAGAAAAATAATGTCAGGGAGCTTCCAAAAGTAAAATGGGAAGCACCACCAGAGGACATCTACACGACCAACATCACGGAGCTTTCTTTCCAGGGACCAAAGGGGGAGGATTGGTTTTCGTTGTCCGGGATAAAAATGGAGATGTGCTGGCGGTGGGGGCTGGAGATATTAGATGCGCAGCATTAGACGATTCAAACAGAGGCGATTGTGGCTCACAGTCAGAAGCATTCAGCGAGAATTGGTCATGACACTATGACAGGGATCATTTTGGAAACTGACGGTACTGGGAGGCGCCCTAAACTCAAAGGAGATTGGTCGAAGCCCCATCGGCTGTTTAGTGCATCAGACTAGAGACGTCATGTGATCTGATTGGTTATATGTAATGTCTCTGTCTGTAGTATTAGTTGTTTAGCTGCCCATGGAGCGTGTGTTGGCCTCTGACTTTGATATGTGTTATGTGTCAAGACCCGGAGTTTGTAgcgagcttttttttttcttgaaagaaATTTGTATGGAACTTGTATCCGGCAATTTGCCTGGACTTAGAGCCTAATGGAATCAAGAATTTCCCTGTGATGGTGGACCTTTACAGTAGAGTAGATGCCCAGTTTGGTGCTGGCCGTGGCCGGACAATATTATATTTGTTCCAAAGGTACTAAGTCACAATGAAGCACAAGTGTCATTGGATGATCTGACATACTAACATTATCCTTCTTCGTTGGAGTAAGATACCAAAGTCCAACAAGTTCTTAGTTTTTTCCTTTAGAAAAAGCAAAATAATATATACTACTTGGTAAAATTGCTTATCCTATACCTGTCTCAAAATACTAAGTTTTACTCACAGTCTACGAAGGCCTCTGACCTCAGTTTCTCTGTAGAAAACAAGATCAAAGTGGTGATTGTTGGGGAGCGGGCACCTACAAGGACTCGAGTGTTTAGATCACCATGCCAAAAAAATTTCTGGAAAGAATCTTGGTAatttagagtactaaatgaagtatatttataaaactttttgcacggataggttgtaaatcgcgagacgaatctaatgagcctaattaattcatgattaattcataattagcggatggttactgtagcataactATTGCAAGTCATGGATTaaatagactcattagatttgtctcgtgatttacaacccatccgtgtaaatttttttataaatagactttatttagtagtCCATACATAtatccaaatattcgatgtgacgttttttagtgtaaaatttgGGTATAAACACCCTCAGATAACGAAGGCCAAGGCAAGAACCGCCCAGAGATCGACCAGCTAAGGGAGATGAATCCAACAAGGCGGACGTGATCTCGGAGAAGATTCGAGGACCCACCTGGCAGAGAGCCTCAACGAGAGGTAACCGTGGCCAAATAGGTTGTTCCTTCCTGTATAAAGTCCGATTTGCCCTCGGCCGTTGGCATTTGTTAGTGCTAATTGTACAGCTGTAAGGGGCATCCTGTGTAATCAAGCGTTGATCCCCGCGGGCCGGGAATCACAGTTGTTGTAATAATCTCTTTCTTAATGACACTTTAAACTCACAAGAACTTTCCACTCTTGTCTAGTTCGGACCCTTAGACTATTTGTTTGGTTTCTGTTGTTTTCACCACGATTCCAACAGTGACAAACATCAGTATGGATCGGACTAGGATTCTTTGACGCCATTATGAGCAAGTTTGGCTTAAACTAAGAAACTAGCTAGGCCATGGTTAAGGGGCCGCAAGGCTGAAAGATGTGAAGAACACGCTAGAAGCAAATGGATCCGTGCACTTGTGGCACAGCTTCGCACTTCCTCGCATGCGCATGCCAACTTCCTCTTCCACTTTTTCTGTCTTGCAATATGAAACGGATGTCGACTTGGAGATATGCTTTAGCGAGCTGGCTAGAGAATATGATCGTCATGGTCCAAATGAATATATTTAATTTGTTGTGCATTGGGGGTGGGGACTGGGGGGTTGCTTTTGTGCGCTCCACGCTGTTCCGcagtgacacttgtcagcgcTGACGTGTCTGTGCACGAGAGGTTACCGCTGGTTGCGTAGGCTCAGCCGCTCAGCTGATATGGCATAACCGTGATGATTCAGATTCAAGAATGTCAGCATGGAGCAAAATGCTCCTTAGTCCAAGTCTGCAACCGCCTGATCATGCCATGCCATCACTAATGAACCATAACCGGCAGTGGCAGATCCAGAAATAAATCAGGGGGCTgagtttcttcttcctctgcctttctttcttcttcctccccttcttTCTCATTCTTTGTCCTAAAAAATGGAGGAGGGCTCAAGGGGGAGGGGGGGCTCCATTgtttgtggggggggggggggggggtctagGGAGGGCTGGTGCCCCCTAGACCCACCCCgctagctccgcccctgatcACTGTGGGACCAAATTGTTTAGCTTTTGGCTACTACGTCTACATGTACTAAGTGTATTTTGATCCATTCTCCGGCAAATGATTGACGCTGAATTCTGAAATTGCAAGGCCTAAACCTTTTCATTTTCACAAGTGTGCTGAATATTTTCCTAAACCTCTCAGGTAGCGAATCTATTGtatttcgttgcaaaaaatgtAAGAAGTTGTTGTTCAGTTTTAAGTCAAACTTTACTTCCATCCACTCTTCTTACATTTGGAAGAGACGCAGTATCAAACTGATGGTGGTTCAACCGTTAGAATAGATGGTTATAGCTTAACTGGTTTTGGGTGCTTTTTTTTTACAAACTAAACTGTTCATTTTGAGTtgcaattcaaattttgtaatcCGACTTCCATGGCCTAGTCGTCCATGCCAAGTTCCACGCCGCCAGCACAGCCCGGCCCACTTGAGGCCCGCGGATTCAAAAGGGCAGCAGCATCGCCCGCCCGCAAGGGCGAGACGGGGAGCCGCGAAAACCCCCAGGAACAGACACGTCGGACTCCACGCAGACCGACATGGCGGGAGCGAGCCACTCAGCCGTTGACAAGtcaccgccgccgtggccgccgccccggccacgTGCGGCCCCGCCGTGCGCCGACGAGTTGCGGTTGGTGGCGGGGCCCCTCCATCCCCGAACGCTACCTCCCCAGGGGTTCTTTTGGTCGCGGAATGACGGAACCGATTGGGTGCGGCCTCCGGAGATTGGATGAGTCTCCTCTGCAGTATTGCAGGAGACTCTCCCACTTACCTGTGCTCTCTGAACCATGGGCCCGCAGGTCAGTGGCACCGAGTccctctgcagtactgcagaggaacCGGTTCCCCGGAGATTGACTCATGCGAGTTGGTGCTAGCTCCTGTAGTCCTGTTGTTGTTGGCACATTCGGAAATGGGGGTGGTGCAGATCTGGCCCTGGAAATtctagggggtgtttagttagtgaaaatttttgaatcAAAAGTCACATCgattgtttgaccagatgtcgggagggcttttcgggcactaattaaaaaactaatttcagaactcacttggaaaccacgagacgaattttttgaggcctttgaccgcgtcattagcacatgtgggttactgtagcacttatagctaatcatgtactaattaggcttaaaagattcgtctcgtcatgtacatccaaactgtgtaattagttttgttatttaattacatttagtgcttcatacatgtgtttaaaggagaggtgaaaatttttgggaactaaacggccccctGGTTCGAGCGGGTTCGCTTTGTGGATATGCTCTGTCATGCGTATGGCTGGGCAGAAAACCCGATACCCGATACCCGAACCcaaaaaacccgagcccgaacccgaaaagtccgaacccgaaaaacccgaaccctaatccgggttccaacccacggtacccgaaattaatacgggtagttcgggtattgggccacggtacccgaaatacccgaaatacccgaaatacccgaaatGATTTGTTTTTTCATCTATGATTTGATTTGTGTGCTTCAAAACTATGTTTATTAATTGTGATATGTGAAGTGTGAACTGtcactgtcggtgtcccgacccgggggcctggatcccaactagtaaatgctgcgtgtttcctcgtcccagatgatgatgcaagaggcaatcacagtaacgcacggttttatcctggttccggccgcggggccgtacgtccagcaaagggggtgtgcgagggcactgtattatcttgcacccgaagtgctcgtagtaggggatacaagcgaggcgagagagggagagaagctcccaagtctctgctagaggtggaGTTGGTTGAGAGGAGTGCTCAGTCGTGCTGAGAGTCCTCTGAGGGGGAGTTCAGGGAGCCTGCTTCCACCCTTTGATTGGAGAGATCCGTCCCCCTGAAAGGGGAGCCCatcctctccttttatagttgtaaggagaggcggtgtacatgagtgtaggggcgcggaagtcgtcgttctcccttgaatcgcggggtacagtggtcgaacactgtagaaagggtactgtgggaaggcggcgcatgtcgctgtcgtcctggattttcGTCCTTGGCCCTGCGAAGATTGTGCCGGTCGTCCCGCAGTGTcccagcggtagtaatggcgtgggacggtcccggaccccctggtcggggtgcgagcgtgcgcactagaaggtccgggggcgcgtggaagtcccggaccccacaagagAGAGGTCCGGGGCCCTGCCCACGCATGCAGAGTGCCCCTCTCGgcaggacacgtgacatcgtcggaccccttccccaacGGGAGATGGGTCCGGCGATGGATGttggcagaacagtaacgggggcggcgcccaCTTGCCTTGTGCCGCATTGAATGCCCACAGTACTGCTACAGCGactggggtggcagagcggtgaccggggtcggTGGACGGGAcaccggtcacatccactgcgggagtggcagtctgacgccgcctgccctttgagccgtggtggagtggctggcctttaatgccttcgtacggcggtcagttgggcggcggggccatttgtctcttgtgccgagagatggcctcgagcgaggcggagattggccacccgctcgagggcaggtccgctgtcctcgagcgaggcggagattggccacctgctcgagggcaggtccgctgtcctcgagcgaggcggagattggccacccgctcgagggcaggtccgctgccctcgagcgaggcggagattggccacccgctcgagggcaggtccgctgccctcgagcgaggcggaaatgcgattgcgcggtcgagggtcccgaggggagccctcgagcgaggcggagatgagtgacccgcctgagggtagatccgctaccctcgagcggggcggagtttgttcggtgggcctgagaggggccctcgagcgaggcggagattggccacctgcccgagggggatgtggctgggccacatgctggacttctttgagtcctttcctttcctctgagggagaaataggccgtgggccttcgtgggcccagttgccttaacatatgtttgtgtttttgaaagtggttttagtaccacaattagggtgtccctaattgtggcacccgacagtagcccccgaggctttggtcgagtcaagggatttggccaaagggtatttcggcgatttctCCTTCGATGTGATCGGAGACTGCCGTGCCCCCGCCAGGCGCGCCTGGGCGCCGGCCccgcggatgtgacaactcgtcagacggggtagtgcgcctgcgggcAGGGTGCTCGAGGCGCGTgcccttttgtttgtttgtttgaaggacgaAACGTGTCCACgcactgaggggggccagggcgacggtggcacccactgcttggcagctggtgcttccATCGTGCTGTCCCgtacgtagggccttggccccagcgttcctggttgctttacggcgcgccgttcgagggcatccggccagggccgatgctgcaccgcttagcatccgggggctcagctccgttttatttcgttcggtcgtgtctcggtgCAGGGACCGAGGATATCTTTTGCTCGTGGTGCGCTGTgtcgtcacgggcgatacaagccaccgctcttcgacaggcttgaagctttacgcccggcgcagctataaatagggatcgtggggttccctttcctctccaacctcccagctctttcttccagcattgcccaattcttgtaatgtttcctttgcctttttgtgaccggcccccagatggggtggcctggcttttttaggcttttggtgctagaagaatgcttgcgagcggttggggaagaccggagtgggcgtgcgctccatcccccaggctcagtgggatcagcagaagagcattgggcccgtggggtcatgcttctgcgatgtcccctagcctgaagggggatggagacgcctgaccggggcgctggcgccaggtccggcggctgtttttcgcatcgtcccccccggtgacaaggttgctctcggggagacggtgcggagggcgctgttcgccagcttgacccctcgcgtggtcttcggtggaggagacgctagaagaaggcttgcgaggagagcgtcccgctg containing:
- the LOC120665347 gene encoding pentatricopeptide repeat-containing protein At2g20540-like, with translation MAAAPPAVRQLEDAVVARLRACATFRDLLRAHGLAVRLCLSHSSYVATQIVHVCNAHGRAAHAARVFAEVPYPNLHLHNAMIKAYAQNHLHRDAVEVYVRLLRCPPLPWSGGFSGGDRFTYPFLLKACGGLAATELGNQVHAHVVRSGCEAHDIVQNSLIEMYTRCGDLSLARKMFDGMRNKDVVSWNTLISAHARLGQMRKARALFDSMPDKTVVSWTALVSGYTAVGDFAGAVEVFRLMQMEGFEPDDVSIVAVLPACAQLGALELGRWIYAYCDRHRMLRKTYICNALMEMYAKCGCIDEALQLFHGMPEKDVISWSTAIGGLAAHGRAREAVRLFEAMDGEGRVRPNGVTFVGLLSACSHAGLLDEGLRYLDRMKDGYGVEPGVEHYGCLVDLLGRSGRIQRALDTVRGMPVPADAKIWGSLLSACRSHGDVDTAMVAAELLVELEPGDVGNLIMLANVYAAAERWGDVANTRKEIRRRSTRKTPGCSMIEVDNVVREFVAGEDLGPELGGFAAVLDILASQLAADEEEFDGSNCLVNANVFTSDRSLPK